From Pseudoleptotrichia goodfellowii, a single genomic window includes:
- a CDS encoding metallophosphoesterase, with product MNRKIIKNSVILLFCVIVVFLIYAHYEYRHIKIRTIEIASKDVPEEFNGKKILYVADFQYDTMMRFNKKQLKKAIDLINEQKKDIILLGGDYSTWEKYRPHFYKEAENLKIPQYGVYAIYGNHEYPNIEGSNESLKKLGYNLLINENKKITINNQSIYIAGVEDLWHGKPDAEKALNGVKKEDFAIFMTHNPEYFEEMTESQKKRADMTLAAHTHGGQVTFFGKIVFAPIKHKDKYGYGMKEYDGHKIYTTSGVGGSFLEMFIRFFAPPEIVIFELKRV from the coding sequence ATGAACCGAAAAATAATAAAAAACTCAGTAATATTATTATTTTGTGTAATAGTTGTGTTTTTAATATATGCTCATTATGAATACAGACATATAAAAATAAGAACCATAGAAATAGCTTCAAAGGATGTTCCCGAAGAATTTAACGGGAAGAAAATACTTTATGTTGCCGATTTTCAGTATGATACAATGATGAGATTCAATAAAAAGCAGCTGAAAAAAGCGATAGATCTTATAAATGAGCAGAAAAAGGATATAATACTTTTAGGAGGAGATTATTCTACTTGGGAAAAATACAGACCGCACTTTTATAAAGAAGCCGAAAATCTTAAGATTCCTCAATACGGAGTATATGCAATATACGGAAATCATGAATATCCGAATATTGAAGGGAGTAATGAGAGTCTAAAAAAATTGGGATATAATCTTCTTATAAACGAAAATAAAAAAATAACAATAAATAATCAAAGTATATATATTGCGGGAGTGGAAGATCTGTGGCACGGAAAACCCGATGCTGAAAAAGCTCTTAACGGTGTAAAAAAAGAAGATTTTGCGATATTTATGACACACAATCCCGAATATTTTGAGGAAATGACGGAAAGTCAAAAAAAACGGGCTGATATGACTTTGGCAGCACATACTCATGGAGGACAGGTAACATTTTTCGGTAAAATAGTTTTCGCTCCTATAAAACATAAAGATAAATACGGATACGGAATGAAAGAATATGACGGACACAAGATTTATACCACATCGGGAGTGGGAGGAAGTTTTCTTGAAATGTTTATCAGATTTTTTGCTCCGCCTGAAATAGTAATATTTGAATTGAAAAGAGTCTGA